From the Bradyrhizobium ontarionense genome, the window AAGGCGGTGAGCCGGCTGGAGGAGCGCCTGGGCACGCGTCTGTTCAACCGCACCTCGCGCCGCCTGGCGCTGACCGATGCCGGCCAGCGTCTCTCCGAGCGCGCCGCGCAACTGCTCGCCGACGGCGAGACGGCGGAGACCGAGGCGCTGGCGCAGTCGCTGACGCCGCGCGGGCTGGTGCGCTTTGCGGTGCCGATGACGTTCGGGGTCAAGAAGATCGCGCCGCTGCTGCCGGCCTTCCTGGAGCAGTATCCGGAGGTCTCGATCGACCTGCACATGAGCGACGCCACCGTCGATCTGATCGGCGAGGGTTTCGATCTCGCGCTGCGCATCGCGCGGCTGCCGGACTCGTCGCTCGTCGCGCGCCGGCTCTGCGCCATGCCGCGCTACACGGTGGCAGCGCCGTCCTATCTGGAGCGCCACGGGCGGCCGACCCATCCGATGCATCTCGCCGAGCACAAATGCTTCGGCTACGCCTACCTGTCGACCGCGGGCGTCTGGCACTACACCAACGCGGCCGGCGAGCAGGCCAGCGTGCGGCCGGCAGGACAGCTGCGCGTCAACAATGGCGAGGCTGTCCTGCCGGCGGTTATCGCGGGTCTCGGCATCGCCGATCTGCCGGACTTCATCGTCGGCGACGCGATCGCATCGGGCGAGGTCGAGGTGATCCTCAAAGGTTGGAGCCAGCCCGAAGGTGCGATGCATCTGGTGATGCCGCCCGGCGGCCCACGCCCCGCCCGGGTCGAGGTGCTCTCGGAGTTTCTGGTCAAAGAGCTCGCGAAGGGAAAGAGGGGACGATCGAACTCGATCTAATTGGCTCGTTGCAGTGCAATCTCCTTGGCGAAGCACGCGCAGCGAAATCTCGCTTTGCCCGCGTGCAATCGTTCGCGTTAGGATCGCACGTACACGACAAGAAGACTTGCCAGGGAGAACTCCCGATGAACCGCCGTAGGTTCCTGCGGACCGCCGCCGCGTTGCCGCTCATTCAGAGCTTGCTGCCGGTTCTCGCTGCTGCGGAGGATGTCTACCCCAGCCGCAACATCACGATGATCGTGCCGTTTCCCGCCGGCGGCCAGGCTGATCTTGCGGCGCGGCCGATCGCGGCCGCGCTCGAGCGCATTCTTGGCAAAGCTGTCATCGTCGACAACCGCGCCGGAGGCGCCGGCGGTTCAGTCGGCAATGCGCAGGC encodes:
- a CDS encoding LysR family transcriptional regulator codes for the protein MARLPDFEAMAIFAKVVELRSFAGAAQDLSLSKASVSKAVSRLEERLGTRLFNRTSRRLALTDAGQRLSERAAQLLADGETAETEALAQSLTPRGLVRFAVPMTFGVKKIAPLLPAFLEQYPEVSIDLHMSDATVDLIGEGFDLALRIARLPDSSLVARRLCAMPRYTVAAPSYLERHGRPTHPMHLAEHKCFGYAYLSTAGVWHYTNAAGEQASVRPAGQLRVNNGEAVLPAVIAGLGIADLPDFIVGDAIASGEVEVILKGWSQPEGAMHLVMPPGGPRPARVEVLSEFLVKELAKGKRGRSNSI